The region CGGGTAAGCAGAAGAAAACGCCCAGCGTGATGCTCGTTAACGGCGAAAATCCAAAACAAGCTTACGAGCGTGTGGAAGAAAGCCTTAAGTCGGCCCTCGATCCGTTTGAGATAACGGATGTCAATACCACGAAGATTCTGGAGATATTCCCGTATAACGAGGAAGAGAAACGAAACTTGCGTCCGCTCAGCGAAGTGCTGAGTCCGGAACCCGAATCCGTATAATATATCCGACAGAAGGCCACTCTTTACAGAATGGCCTTCTGTTTGTACGAAATTATTGACTTTCAGCGTCAAATGCTTGCGTTGAATCTGTCCCGTATAGATATTTGTCGCATTATGAAACGCACGCTGTTCCAATTGTTTAACCTCCTCATGGCCTGTGTCGTACTGCTGAGCAGTACCGGCTTTGGTCTGGTCGAACATTCGTGTCAGATGCGCGGAAAGAAGAAGACGGTAGTGGTTGCCTTCAGCGACATGAAAACCCAGCAGGGTTGCGCTATCGATAAACAGCCGATGCCTTCAGAGCAACCGGTTGTTAAAAAAACGGAGTGCTGTCAGGACGACCAGCGGTTCGAAAATGTCGATATTTCATCGTCGCTAAGTCAGTTTGTCGCCAAGTTCGTTAAACTCATTGCCGAAACGGTTGTGGCTGGTGTTGCCGCCGTTCTGGTATGGATTATTGACGTTGTTTTTGCCGAACGCAGTACATCCATTTCTTCCTTTACGTCTCCGCCCTCCCTCTCCGGGCGCGAAATTATCACACTCGTTCGTAGTCTCCTGATCTGATACGTTGATTGGTATGCTGTTTGCCCGTTTCATCCTGATGCGGGTCTATGGTGATTTTCTGTACTAATCAACAACATCATGCGATTTCTTTATTTAGGGCTTGTCCTGCTTGTGGGCGGGCTATCTCTGTGCGATTCAGCTATAGCACAATCCGATTCAACAGTATTCCCAAAAGCAATCGTTCGGGGGAACGTTGCCGAAATTGTCAATACGAATCGTGTTCCACTCGTGGGCGCAACCGTGCTGTGGGCTGGCACAACGGCGGGTACGGTAACCGATGCCAATGGCCGCTTTCAGCTGCCTGTGTCGCCGGTTTCCCGACAACTGATCGTCAGCTACGTTGGGTATCAGCCCGATACGGCCGCTGTTACCACTCCTTCCGAAGAACTAACCGTGACCTTACGCTCCGAGCGGACCTTACAGGAGGTAACGGTATCCGGCTCACCGGGGCAAATTGACCGGATCAACCCCATCCAGACTGAGTTTATCAACCAGCGAACTCTGGCCAAAGCCGCCTGTTGCAACCTGTCCGAAAGTTTTGAGACCAATGCTTCTGTCAGTGTTTCGTATAGCGATGCCGTTACCGGGGCCAAACAGATTCAGTTTTTAGGTCTGGGCGGGCAGTACGTTCAAACCAATGTCGAGAATATTCCCACCGTTCGCGGACTGGCTACCACCTTTGGTCTGAACTACATTCCGGGTACCTGGATCACGAGCATCGACGTTGGCAAAGGGGCCGGTTCGGTCGTGAACGGCTATGAGTCCATGAGCGGCCAGATGAACGTCGAACTCCAAAAGCCGGACGACAAACAAACGCTGTTTTTGAATGGCTATGTAAACAGTTTCGGGCGTCTGGAAGGCAACGTCAACTGGTCGAAACCACTCAGTAAAAAGTGGAGTATGGGCCTGCTGGGTCATGCCAGCACCCTTCAGAAAGAGATTGACCAGAATAATGACGGGTTCCGGGATTTGCCCTTGTATACCCAGGTTAACGCCATCAACCGATATAAATACAGCAGCGATAGGTTCATGGCGCAGTTCGGCGTAAAAGCGCTTTACGAAGACCGCGACGGTGGGCAACTGTCCTCGTTCGACTCGCCCCAGGGTGTAGGGCGTTACCAATATGGGAACACAACCAAACGGATTGAGTTCTTCTCAAAAACAGCGATCCTTTATCCGAACAAACCATATCAGGGGCTGGGTCTCATTTTGAACGGCCTGCACCACGACCAGACCGCCCGCCTTGGCTTTCGGCCCTACAGCGGTCAGCAGCGAACCTTTTACGCCAACCTGATCTACCAGAACATCATCGGCAATACTAATCATGCCTACAAAGCGGGTATCAGTTATTTGCTGGATGATTACCATGAATCATTAGGCAGTTTACACACAAAACGGATGGAATCTGTGCCGGGCGTGTTCGTGGAGTACACGTATACGTATCCCGAAAAGCTGATTCTCGTATTGGGTGGCCGCTTCGATTACCATAATCTGTTTGGCGCACAATTCACTCCGCGTGCGCACCTGAAATACACCATCAATGAGGGGCTAGCAGTGCGGGCGTCGGCGGGCCGGGGTTTTCGGGTAGCGAATCCGCTGAGCGAAAACATGGGCTTTCTGGTGAGTTCGCGGTCGGTGTTTATGTACGAGAATAGAAACGCCGGTCCGTTTCAGAACTGGAATTTAGGGCCTTTGAAGCCCGAAGTATCCTGGAACTACGGCTTGAGCGTGACGAAGGATTTTTCGCTACTCGGTAAAAAAGCATCCCTGGTGCTGGACTATTACCGCACCGATTTTCAGAACCAGCTGGTGGTTAATGTAGAGAACTCGTCGCTGCTGTATTTTTATAATCTGCGGGACGAATACCACCACGGGAAGTCGTACGCCAACAGTTTTCAGGCCGAGCTAAATGTGCAACCCGCCAAACGCTTCGAGGTGAAGCTGGCTTATCGGCTTTTTGATACACAGCAAAGTACGGCCTTGCCCGCTGGTGACACGGTGCTTTTGCCCAGAATGATGGTGCCCCGCGAACGGGTACTGCTCAACGTAGGCTATGCCCTGCCATTTGATAAGTGGAAATTTGACGCGACCCTCCAGTGGAATGGTCCCCGCCGGATTCATTACATGCGGGAAGGACACCGGCATCCGTTTGGGGTCAATGCACCGGAAGAGTTCTCGCCGGGCTTCTACAACCTGAATGCACAGCTGAGTCGGGGGTTCAGAAGTGGGTGGGAGATCTATCTGGGTGGCGAGAACCTGACCGGTTTCCGGCAACTTGATCCAATTTTTGCTGCCAATAATCCGTACGGGCCGGATTTCGATGCCGCCGGGCGGGCGTGGGGACCGGTTACCGGACGCATGATTTATTTGGGTTTTCGATTTAAACCGGTAAACTGATGATACTGACAATTCGAAATATGGTGTGCGATCGCTGCAAGCGGGTCGTACGCGAAGAACTCGAAAAACTCGGGCTGACGGTAAGTCGGGTAGAACTTGGCGAAGTGGAGATTGATCCGCTACCGGAATCCGTAACCCTCGACACAATCCGGCAAACGTTACAGGCGAATGGGTTCGATTTGATCGACGATAAAAAACAATCGCTGGTCGAACATATAAAAGTGCTGCTCATCAACGAAATCCAGCACCTGAAAGCCGAACGGCAACCCTCCGAGAATTTTTCGACTTTTCTGGAGCGGAAGCTGGGCTATGAGTACTCCTACCTTAGTGGGTTGTTTTCGGCGAGTGAAGGGCATACGCTGGAGAAGTACATTATTGCGCTGAAGCTGGAAAAGGTGAAGGAGTGGCTTCGGTACGATGAACTGACGCTTAGCGAAATCGCGTGGCGATTAGGGTACAGCAGTGTTCAGCACCTGTCAACGCAGTTCAGGCAGGTAACGGGCCAGACGCCGGGCCAGTTCAGGAAAGCCGCTCAGGTGACAAGGCAAAGTTTAGACACCATCTGACAGTGATGTGAAGTGGGGTAAACGTCGTCGCCGATGCTTGTATTTGGGGTAGCGTTGTAACGTTCGTCCTGAATTATGTAAAAACCCTATCGGGTATAGGTAGTTATTTTATCAGACCAACGGTGGTCTCTTAAACTATACTCAACGCTTATGGAAACGATGCAACACAATCACGGCCACACCGACACCTGCTTTGAATGCGCCGAAGCCTGCGAACGCTGCGTAACGGCTTGCCTGGAAATGGGCGATCAGGATAGCAAAGGTCATGATATGACGGCCTGCATCAAACTCTGCCGCGACTGCGCCGACATCTGTACGTTATGCGGTCGCTTAGATGCCCGTGGTTCTGAATTTGCCCGCGATTTTATGGCTTTATGTGCTGAAGTATGCGAAGCCTGCGCCGAGGAGTGTGAAAAACACGCCAGCCACCACGCTCACTGTAAAGCCTGCGCGGAAGCCTGTCGCAAATGTGCCGAGGAATGCCGGTCAATGTCGGCCAATGCCTAACGAATCTGGCCGAAAAATGCGCGTAGCTTTTTCGGCCAGATTACCCACCCTATGTCCCTAACCCTGAACAGATACCTTATTTCATTTTATGATACACCTTTTCCTTACTCTTTTCATTTTAGTCGCTGGTTTTACAAAGCCAGCACCAGTCACAAGCACGGAAATCGGGAAGGGCATACACCCGTCGGTCGCTATGGATGAAGGCAATACAGCCCATATTGTATATGGCAAGGGCGAAGTGCTTTATTATACAACGTTACGCACGGGTGAACAGACGGAGTCTACGATAAAAGTAGACAGTTTGCCGGGTTTGCATCTGGGCGCATCGCGTGGTCCACAGATCGCCGTTTCGGCTCAATCGGTGGTGATTACGGCCCTCGACAAAGCCGGGAACGTATGGGCCTTTTCCCAACGCAGAGACACTGGAAAATGGCAGAAACGCATTCGCGTTAATGACGTACCCGACATCGCCAAAGAGGGGTTTGTGGCCGTCGCAGCGGGACCGGACAACAGCTATACGGCTGTTTGGCTTGATTTACGGGACAACAAGCGGAATAAACTGGCCGGGGCACACTCAACGGATGGCGGCCGTACCTGGTCCGGCAATACGATCCTGTACCAGTCACCTGACGGGACCATTTGTGAGTGTTGTCAGGTATCGGCAGTGAGCCGG is a window of Spirosoma linguale DSM 74 DNA encoding:
- a CDS encoding TonB-dependent receptor (PFAM: TonB-dependent receptor~KEGG: sdn:Sden_2172 TonB-dependent receptor, plug): MRFLYLGLVLLVGGLSLCDSAIAQSDSTVFPKAIVRGNVAEIVNTNRVPLVGATVLWAGTTAGTVTDANGRFQLPVSPVSRQLIVSYVGYQPDTAAVTTPSEELTVTLRSERTLQEVTVSGSPGQIDRINPIQTEFINQRTLAKAACCNLSESFETNASVSVSYSDAVTGAKQIQFLGLGGQYVQTNVENIPTVRGLATTFGLNYIPGTWITSIDVGKGAGSVVNGYESMSGQMNVELQKPDDKQTLFLNGYVNSFGRLEGNVNWSKPLSKKWSMGLLGHASTLQKEIDQNNDGFRDLPLYTQVNAINRYKYSSDRFMAQFGVKALYEDRDGGQLSSFDSPQGVGRYQYGNTTKRIEFFSKTAILYPNKPYQGLGLILNGLHHDQTARLGFRPYSGQQRTFYANLIYQNIIGNTNHAYKAGISYLLDDYHESLGSLHTKRMESVPGVFVEYTYTYPEKLILVLGGRFDYHNLFGAQFTPRAHLKYTINEGLAVRASAGRGFRVANPLSENMGFLVSSRSVFMYENRNAGPFQNWNLGPLKPEVSWNYGLSVTKDFSLLGKKASLVLDYYRTDFQNQLVVNVENSSLLYFYNLRDEYHHGKSYANSFQAELNVQPAKRFEVKLAYRLFDTQQSTALPAGDTVLLPRMMVPRERVLLNVGYALPFDKWKFDATLQWNGPRRIHYMREGHRHPFGVNAPEEFSPGFYNLNAQLSRGFRSGWEIYLGGENLTGFRQLDPIFAANNPYGPDFDAAGRAWGPVTGRMIYLGFRFKPVN
- a CDS encoding transcriptional regulator, AraC family (PFAM: helix-turn-helix- domain containing protein AraC type~SMART: Helix-turn-helix, AraC domain~KEGG: sme:SM_b21419 putative transcriptional regulator, AraC family protein); the protein is MILTIRNMVCDRCKRVVREELEKLGLTVSRVELGEVEIDPLPESVTLDTIRQTLQANGFDLIDDKKQSLVEHIKVLLINEIQHLKAERQPSENFSTFLERKLGYEYSYLSGLFSASEGHTLEKYIIALKLEKVKEWLRYDELTLSEIAWRLGYSSVQHLSTQFRQVTGQTPGQFRKAAQVTRQSLDTI
- a CDS encoding protein of unknown function DUF326 (PFAM: protein of unknown function DUF326~KEGG: tbd:Tbd_2742 hypothetical protein) produces the protein METMQHNHGHTDTCFECAEACERCVTACLEMGDQDSKGHDMTACIKLCRDCADICTLCGRLDARGSEFARDFMALCAEVCEACAEECEKHASHHAHCKACAEACRKCAEECRSMSANA
- a CDS encoding hypothetical protein (KEGG: oca:OCAR_5944 BNR/Asp-box repeat domain protein) → MDEGNTAHIVYGKGEVLYYTTLRTGEQTESTIKVDSLPGLHLGASRGPQIAVSAQSVVITALDKAGNVWAFSQRRDTGKWQKRIRVNDVPDIAKEGFVAVAAGPDNSYTAVWLDLRDNKRNKLAGAHSTDGGRTWSGNTILYQSPDGTICECCQVSAVSRGKQVAVMFRNFLNGSRDMYLLQSTNGGQSFGSAEKLGEGTWPLNACPMDGGGLAIGPDGKISTVWRRADKLFTAQPGQPEIERATGKNPKIATTRKGDYIVFQQAGELWAILPGQTQPVSLGPGAYAKMARFANDRVLCLWEQDGTIRAAMI